The DNA window ACCAagtcaaataataaaacatcAGGTTCTTTGTTAGAAATTTACTCTGGTTGCCACTTCGCCAGGAAGATGCTGCATGGAAACCGGGTACTTTTGGGGGATATTCTGATTTCGGCTTTTAAatcatcatttatttcattGACGTACAAACTATCCTGGCATGTAGAATTTCTATGATCCATTAAATTGAACAATGGGATTTCGACACTACAGTACCTTGAACATAGAAATAGGTTGAAGAGCaagctgcttcttttttttttacagtgccATGACAATTGGAAACTTcatgggaaaaaaagagaaaaaaaacacaagaaatgcATAAACTTTGCTTCATAACAAATACTCAAGACTGATTGTCAtcactttcttcttttttggccAATTCCATGCCCTGGAATGTGACAGTAGATGACCTATACTGGCTTCCAAAGGCAGTGCCAAAGCCCCATCCAAGGCCTAGACCAACCCCACAGCCTGCACCTGCAAAACAAAGGTCCTAATTCTGAACAATTCTTGAATGCATTATTTATAGACCAAGAGATATATATGAATGATAGTCTAAGATCTACATTTGAGGAAAGAGACAAGAAGGTGCATACCTGCACCAAGACCCAAAATATTCACAGGCATGCCTGCACCAGACAAACATATACGTAAGCAAATTGGTAGCTCAGTTCACACTCAAAGGGAAGATTTACGCAGAGTCTCAAACAGCAAGTCAGATGAGGTGACTATTCTACCACACACATCAACCAGACAAGTTTTATATCAAGGATCATGGGATCGTCATGCAAAATTCTAAATATCACAAAGATGTTCTTGACGATCGGATATCATTCACAACAGTTATTGGATGTAGCTCATATTTTGCAAAACATGAGAACACAATCAGCTGTTTTCTGTCGGCTGTGGTAGAAGGTAAAGGCAACACTAGATCAATTCATTGAAATTATGCCCCAGCCATGAATAGCAAGCGACACATAGCTCCACTGAGCAAGATTGAAGTACCGAGACTAGTTGGGTTGAACAAGAATTGAAGTCCAACCACACTTAGCCAAACGGATCCATGCATCACCCACATCTACCAGACAATCAACGCTGTAGAAGGACAGTTTGTTGTTTTCTCTCCAGAAAGACCAGCTAATGTGAAGACTACACTAAAAATACCCTTACCACCTTAAGAGAATGGCAAAGCGATGATTGTTAGATTCTTCATTCCTTAGGTTCTACGAATTTCTCAACAATTTCACTGTCCAAGCaaagtatttatttatatatactgccctggaaaaaaaaaaaaacccaaaaatacatgacaaagaagaagaagaagaagatgagcagaagattcaaaattgaatttggatCAATAGCAGTGATAAAGCAGTGTTTAGTTATGAAAAATTAAGGAcaacaatttaagaaaataaggcAACCCCGTAATCAAAACTTGAGGCAGAAATCACTCCCAACCCAACCGCCTATTCCAATCAAATAAGAACCCCACAATTCAGAGAAGCAGCATGATATTTTTAGCTTAGCTGGGTTTTCTTCAAATAACATCACAAGCAAGACTttaaagtgaaataaaaaaaagaaagggaaaaggaacTGACCCCCAAAACCCCAGCCTACGCCAAAGCCACAACCAACACCGAAACCTGAAATCAAATTTCGCATAAACGACAGAGagatagaagaagaaaatcagaaTTAATTGTAGTAATAAGCATACCGAATCCAACACCAGGTCCACTAAAATTTGTAAGCACCATTGCTTTTGGAGCTGCGCAGCAACAGTtggtatataaataaaataaaatcaatcagaGGCACTTAAGAGTAAGAATATACCGTAGTCGAGTGGAGGTACGATTTCAAAAatacaactctctctctctcttttccttcgCTTCTATAACTGAAGAAGGAACAAATACCCAGCCCACCAAGAATTCAAAATAGGCCTCTCAAGCCTACAAACTATTGTTATATTAACTGGCCCGGTCCACTTAGAAGGGATGCCATCTACCAATTCCCAATTCCCTTCCATTAACTCAACTTTTGACTGCTTTTAGGTAAAGCTACATGATGATGATCGTCACCAAATTGTCGGAAATCATCTtatcaatcaaaattttatttttgcaggcCGCGGAATGCGAGCAACACCGTAGACTTTCGATGGAAGGGTCAGGGGTGTCAGGGAGTGGGAGGATCTCAGCCAAGCTGTTGCCGACTATTCAATCCTGTTACACCCACACTCTGGTAGTCTCGTGTTGCGGCAACATCGTCATCAGATTTTTTCGGGAAAAACTaacatttcaagttttcaacAATATATACAGAAACATAGAAAAACTTCCAGTGGAATAAATTTAGTACGAAATATATCTGAGTTGTTTTTTACCCGGATCTCACATGCAAAATCGATCAACTTGACTGTTCAT is part of the Populus trichocarpa isolate Nisqually-1 chromosome 2, P.trichocarpa_v4.1, whole genome shotgun sequence genome and encodes:
- the LOC7462854 gene encoding protein TRIGALACTOSYLDIACYLGLYCEROL 5, chloroplastic, translating into MVLTNFSGPGVGFGFGVGCGFGVGWGFGGMPVNILGLGAGAGCGVGLGLGWGFGTAFGSQYRSSTVTFQGMELAKKEESDDNQS